Proteins found in one bacterium genomic segment:
- a CDS encoding sigma-54 dependent transcriptional regulator: MEHTILIVDDDLPSLKAMKNALSSEGHRILEARNGKEAFEQIKDETIHLLLTDLRMPEIGGMKLIEIAKKRNPDIAVVVITGFGSIESAVEAMKRGVDDYLTKPINTTELRILANKVLKEQDLKIENQELRQQLVSRYGFPEIIGHSSKMREVTDLVSRIAPTSATVLITGESGTGKELIARSIHQNSPRRDKTFLALNCSALSNTLIESELFGYERGAFTGAQEMRKGKFEICDGGTLFLDEIGEVDTSTQVKLLRVLEEKEFMRVGGTRMIKVDVRLITATNRDLEKAVSEGSFRRDLYYRLKVVEIKTPPLRERTEDIPLLVDAFIKEFNKKNDKKMQGITPEALNILVRLDYPGNVRELKNLIESAAILSRGEKIGPLDLPISTNQQIQGDSENFNIRTGMSMEEIEQEVIRQTLDRVGGNRTKTAALLKIGLRTLQRKIKNCNRSGGNES, translated from the coding sequence ATGGAACATACCATTCTTATTGTTGATGACGATCTTCCCAGCCTGAAGGCCATGAAAAATGCCCTTTCCAGCGAAGGGCACCGAATACTGGAAGCCAGAAACGGCAAAGAAGCCTTTGAACAAATTAAAGATGAGACCATCCACCTCCTTTTGACCGATCTCAGGATGCCTGAAATAGGCGGTATGAAATTAATAGAAATAGCCAAGAAAAGAAATCCGGATATCGCCGTAGTGGTCATAACCGGTTTTGGAAGTATTGAATCAGCTGTTGAGGCTATGAAAAGAGGGGTGGATGATTATCTTACCAAACCAATAAATACCACTGAACTCAGGATCCTGGCCAATAAAGTTCTCAAAGAGCAGGATCTTAAAATCGAAAATCAAGAGCTGCGTCAACAACTTGTCTCCAGGTATGGGTTCCCTGAAATAATCGGCCACAGTTCCAAGATGCGAGAGGTAACAGACTTAGTTTCCAGAATTGCCCCCACCTCGGCCACAGTTCTTATCACTGGCGAAAGCGGGACAGGCAAAGAGCTTATTGCCAGAAGCATCCATCAAAACAGCCCCCGAAGAGATAAAACCTTTCTGGCCCTGAACTGCAGCGCCCTTTCTAATACCCTGATCGAAAGCGAACTCTTTGGTTACGAGCGTGGTGCCTTTACCGGCGCTCAGGAAATGAGAAAAGGCAAGTTCGAGATATGTGATGGGGGCACTCTGTTCCTGGATGAAATAGGCGAAGTAGATACTTCGACTCAGGTTAAACTTCTTCGGGTTTTGGAAGAAAAAGAGTTCATGCGGGTGGGTGGAACAAGGATGATTAAAGTAGATGTCAGACTTATTACGGCCACTAATCGAGACCTGGAAAAAGCGGTCAGCGAAGGATCTTTTCGGAGAGATCTTTATTATCGATTGAAGGTAGTTGAGATCAAGACCCCGCCTTTAAGGGAGCGAACCGAAGATATACCGCTATTGGTGGATGCCTTTATCAAAGAGTTTAACAAAAAGAATGACAAGAAGATGCAGGGTATTACCCCTGAGGCGCTCAATATTTTAGTCAGGTTAGATTATCCTGGCAACGTTAGAGAGCTAAAAAACCTTATTGAAAGCGCCGCCATTCTTTCAAGGGGAGAAAAAATCGGGCCTTTAGATTTACCTATCTCTACCAATCAACAGATACAAGGGGATAGTGAAAATTTTAATATTCGGACCGGGATGAGTATGGAAGAGATAGAACAAGAGGTAATTCGTCAAACCTTAGACCGGGTAGGCGGGAATAGAACCAAGACCGCCGCTCTTCTAAAGATCGGTCTTAGAACCCTGCAACGGAAGATCAAGAATTGTAACCGTTCAGGGGGTAATGAAAGTTGA
- the lepB gene encoding signal peptidase I translates to MKKKIYEYVEVVVTALILALIIRTFVIQAFKIPSESMVPTLKIRDHLFVCKFIYGLPIPLTDKHILKWHDPQRGDVIVFRYPKDPSIDFIKRIIGLPGDKIIIKNKQVYINGKPLIEPYKVHSNPMPFSSMFNSTQDNWDTPRIIPPDSYFVMGDNRDNSRDSRFWGVLKRDYIKGKALFIYWPPFRIGLIQ, encoded by the coding sequence ATGAAGAAAAAGATATATGAATATGTGGAAGTCGTGGTTACGGCGCTCATCCTGGCGCTGATTATTAGAACCTTTGTCATTCAGGCCTTTAAAATACCTTCAGAATCAATGGTGCCTACTTTGAAAATAAGGGACCATCTTTTTGTCTGCAAATTTATCTACGGATTACCGATACCTCTTACTGATAAACACATATTAAAGTGGCATGATCCTCAACGAGGGGATGTGATTGTCTTCCGTTACCCCAAGGACCCCTCCATTGATTTTATCAAGCGGATTATCGGGTTGCCGGGTGATAAAATTATTATTAAAAATAAACAAGTCTACATCAATGGTAAGCCTCTGATCGAACCTTATAAGGTTCATTCCAATCCTATGCCCTTCTCTTCTATGTTCAATTCTACTCAGGACAATTGGGATACACCCAGAATTATCCCCCCTGATTCCTACTTTGTCATGGGTGATAATCGGGACAACTCCCGAGACAGCCGATTCTGGGGTGTCCTTAAACGCGATTACATCAAAGGCAAAGCCTTATTCATCTACTGGCCACCCTTTCGAATCGGATTAATCCAATAA
- a CDS encoding GerMN domain-containing protein: MKKITIFLGGIIILILAGAVIFVFLTSGGDGKGINKYLPSTFSSTSEENKIIRLYFASPAGIFLVSEDRELASWPAYVTEQAKEIIEELIKGPRIELIPTLPETTKIRETYFHKGILYLDMSGEMVKDHLKGTGGEWLTIFSIVNSIMTNLPSISGVQILVEGRPITTLAGHIDATQPFKSDFSLIRERGREE, translated from the coding sequence ATGAAGAAAATTACTATTTTCTTGGGTGGAATAATCATTCTCATTCTGGCAGGAGCGGTAATATTTGTCTTCCTCACTTCAGGCGGAGATGGGAAAGGGATAAACAAATATCTCCCTTCCACTTTCTCATCAACATCTGAAGAAAACAAGATCATCAGGCTTTACTTTGCCTCTCCGGCCGGTATCTTTTTGGTTAGTGAAGATCGTGAACTTGCCTCCTGGCCGGCTTATGTAACTGAACAGGCCAAAGAGATTATAGAAGAATTAATTAAGGGGCCCAGGATAGAATTGATCCCGACTTTACCTGAAACAACTAAAATTAGAGAGACCTATTTCCATAAGGGTATTTTATATCTGGACATGTCGGGGGAAATGGTCAAAGACCACTTGAAAGGCACAGGGGGAGAATGGCTCACCATCTTTTCTATAGTTAATTCTATAATGACCAATTTACCTTCCATAAGCGGGGTTCAAATCCTGGTCGAAGGCAGACCAATTACCACCTTAGCGGGGCATATTGATGCGACGCAACCTTTTAAATCGGATTTTTCTTTAATCAGAGAAAGAGGGAGAGAAGAATGA
- a CDS encoding N-acetylmuramoyl-L-alanine amidase, protein MNSKLKTILAAFLILTLLATTTTAETITVIDNINHSQTSVQGIVEDGIYFISISELAKAIQLSVWWDPVQKKVVIKDGEEILSLTVGQKEARSAKETHLVKPPPQLVEGRVFVPIDFVVTVLNSVFLMKADWYKTARMLSIKPAAVIPASEKLARKAAPSVESPPEPITTKPSLREPSPRGPSDIDLELELPSLGVIEDKEKETPLERIIIDPGHGGDDKGVKGNSGWLEKEAALDLAKELKSALSIQFPDLVVILTRETDVSFDLDKRINLANSKQADLFISLHLGASSSPKIGGFHTYYCSALPPEKRQYEVLAKSTKLAEIIQQVASERFEQPMNPPQPAPLYGLSDCFMPAVLVEIGYLTNPWDEMRLKNKVEQKRLVAVLLEAIARYKRIREIEWMSF, encoded by the coding sequence ATGAACTCGAAACTCAAGACGATATTGGCTGCTTTTTTAATTCTTACTCTTCTGGCAACCACAACAACGGCTGAAACTATTACCGTTATTGACAATATCAATCATTCCCAAACAAGCGTTCAGGGTATAGTAGAAGATGGGATCTATTTTATTTCAATAAGTGAACTGGCTAAGGCGATACAACTTTCAGTCTGGTGGGATCCCGTCCAGAAAAAAGTGGTCATTAAAGACGGAGAAGAGATTCTCAGCCTGACCGTTGGTCAAAAAGAGGCCAGGAGCGCTAAAGAAACTCACCTAGTTAAACCGCCGCCTCAATTGGTCGAGGGAAGGGTCTTTGTGCCTATTGATTTTGTCGTTACCGTATTAAATTCTGTCTTCTTAATGAAGGCTGACTGGTATAAGACGGCCAGAATGTTGAGCATTAAGCCGGCGGCAGTCATCCCGGCCTCGGAAAAGTTAGCCAGGAAAGCCGCGCCTTCGGTTGAGTCACCCCCTGAACCCATAACCACAAAACCATCACTGAGGGAACCGTCCCCAAGGGGGCCATCCGATATAGACCTGGAATTAGAACTGCCATCTTTAGGAGTAATTGAAGATAAAGAAAAAGAAACCCCTTTAGAGCGGATTATAATTGATCCTGGACATGGAGGAGATGATAAAGGGGTTAAAGGAAATTCAGGTTGGTTAGAAAAGGAAGCGGCTCTCGATTTAGCTAAAGAGCTTAAATCGGCTTTGTCCATCCAATTCCCGGATTTAGTGGTGATTTTAACCAGAGAGACGGATGTCTCTTTTGACCTGGATAAACGGATTAATCTGGCTAATTCAAAGCAGGCAGACCTCTTTATCAGTCTTCACTTGGGGGCTTCATCATCGCCCAAAATCGGTGGCTTCCATACCTACTACTGTAGCGCCCTTCCTCCGGAAAAGAGGCAATATGAGGTGCTGGCTAAATCGACTAAATTGGCTGAAATAATTCAACAGGTAGCCAGCGAGCGATTTGAACAACCAATGAACCCGCCCCAACCGGCTCCCCTTTACGGGCTTTCTGACTGCTTTATGCCGGCGGTTTTGGTGGAAATAGGTTATCTAACTAACCCCTGGGATGAAATGCGGTTGAAAAACAAGGTTGAGCAGAAACGACTGGTGGCGGTCTTACTTGAGGCTATTGCCAGGTATAAACGAATAAGAGAGATCGAATGGATGAGCTTCTAA
- the thiL gene encoding thiamine-phosphate kinase, whose product MNPKPDDPQAGAPNPKLKDLGEFGLIEHLKARLKSNDSAIAVNIGDDAAALKLSESQLTLITADILIEGVHFTRDNFTPFQIGWKAMAANVSDIAAMGGKPRWAVISLGLPPTLSSDYIDCLYNGMEVLGNKMGGIALVGGDTVSSRDLIISISLLGLVEPELLTLRSGARVGNYLAVTGTLGDSALGLELLSNSFSTPLPHLKKSADELIEKHLQPLPRLEEARRIVESKLATAMIDISDGLAAEVKRIVEASGVGIRIFQDQVPLSYSLMQICEHLGMDPLRFSLGGGEDYELLFTFPPERQEEIKEGMKASLIGRVVPESEGIKLIDRTGKVKDLPCQGYDHFRSQRTEEADF is encoded by the coding sequence ATGAACCCGAAACCCGACGACCCGCAAGCAGGTGCCCCGAACCCGAAACTCAAAGACCTGGGTGAGTTCGGACTGATTGAACACTTGAAGGCCAGACTGAAATCCAATGACTCGGCAATAGCAGTAAATATCGGAGATGATGCAGCCGCCCTCAAGTTATCTGAAAGCCAGCTTACTTTAATTACGGCTGATATATTAATCGAAGGTGTTCATTTCACCCGAGATAATTTCACCCCCTTCCAGATAGGTTGGAAGGCGATGGCCGCTAATGTCAGTGATATAGCGGCTATGGGCGGTAAACCACGTTGGGCGGTAATTTCTCTCGGACTTCCCCCGACGCTCTCTTCTGACTATATAGATTGTCTCTATAACGGCATGGAGGTTTTAGGAAACAAGATGGGAGGTATTGCCCTGGTGGGAGGTGACACGGTTTCTTCCAGGGATTTGATTATATCTATCTCCCTTTTAGGCTTAGTTGAACCGGAACTGCTCACCCTTCGTTCAGGCGCCAGGGTGGGCAATTATTTAGCGGTAACCGGAACCCTGGGAGATTCTGCCCTGGGCCTTGAATTATTAAGTAATTCCTTCTCTACGCCTCTTCCCCACTTAAAGAAGTCGGCTGATGAATTGATTGAAAAACACTTACAGCCACTACCACGGCTGGAAGAAGCCAGGAGAATAGTTGAATCAAAGCTGGCCACAGCGATGATTGATATTAGCGATGGTCTGGCGGCTGAGGTCAAAAGAATAGTTGAGGCCAGCGGGGTGGGTATCCGTATCTTTCAGGATCAGGTGCCTCTTTCTTATTCTTTGATGCAAATCTGTGAACACCTGGGTATGGACCCCCTAAGATTTTCCCTTGGGGGTGGAGAAGATTATGAACTTCTTTTCACCTTTCCTCCCGAACGGCAGGAAGAAATTAAAGAAGGAATGAAGGCCAGCCTCATCGGTCGGGTAGTTCCTGAATCCGAAGGCATTAAGCTGATTGACAGAACCGGCAAGGTCAAAGACCTGCCCTGCCAGGGATATGATCATTTCAGAAGTCAGAGGACAGAAGAAGCTGACTTCTGA
- a CDS encoding bifunctional nuclease family protein, with product MIEMNVAGIALDAKSSMPIIILRDVKGNRVIPIWVGLFEAQAILFALEGIKPPRPLTHDLLKSVVENLGSRVAKVVINALRDNTYFAQITFALNGKSVEVDSRPSDAIALALRVSAPIYIHDHVLNTATMPGNPIDDREVKAFKEQLKDLTISDLD from the coding sequence ATGATTGAAATGAACGTGGCAGGGATAGCTTTGGATGCCAAGAGCAGCATGCCTATCATTATTCTTCGAGATGTAAAGGGGAATAGGGTCATACCTATCTGGGTCGGACTCTTTGAAGCCCAAGCTATTCTTTTTGCTCTGGAAGGGATCAAGCCTCCCCGTCCGCTAACTCACGATCTGTTAAAATCAGTAGTCGAGAATCTGGGGAGCCGAGTGGCCAAAGTGGTTATCAATGCCCTGAGGGATAATACCTATTTTGCCCAAATAACCTTTGCTTTAAATGGAAAATCGGTTGAGGTTGATTCTCGCCCCTCTGATGCTATTGCTCTTGCCCTGAGAGTCTCCGCGCCTATCTATATCCACGACCATGTTCTCAACACAGCTACGATGCCGGGCAATCCTATTGATGACAGGGAAGTCAAGGCGTTCAAGGAACAATTAAAAGACCTTACTATCAGTGATCTGGACTAA
- a CDS encoding BsuPI-related putative proteinase inhibitor — translation MKEDSAYYRMMMNPNTRFIILVIDLFIIVGMFAFIRVYYKHAPLSVHTIDGIQYRLLVKPAENKTDYLFNFGIKNKQDSTVTLDLGDSACEFVVKQYGRELFRFSKGEGERLILHPEDEKTFNLIWNQRDTEGNLVEAGEYQVVARLNTTSPISISTRIKVRE, via the coding sequence ATGAAGGAAGATTCCGCCTATTATCGGATGATGATGAATCCGAATACCCGGTTCATCATCCTGGTTATTGATCTTTTCATAATTGTGGGGATGTTTGCCTTCATTCGGGTTTATTATAAACATGCGCCCCTTTCCGTTCATACTATTGATGGTATCCAATACCGTCTTTTAGTTAAGCCGGCTGAAAACAAGACAGATTATCTTTTTAATTTTGGGATAAAGAATAAACAAGATAGCACCGTGACCCTTGATCTGGGGGATTCGGCTTGTGAGTTTGTGGTTAAACAATATGGCCGGGAATTATTCCGGTTCAGTAAAGGAGAAGGCGAAAGGCTTATTCTTCATCCTGAGGATGAGAAAACCTTTAACCTTATTTGGAACCAGAGGGATACAGAGGGAAACCTGGTTGAGGCCGGTGAATATCAAGTGGTGGCGCGGCTTAATACTACCTCTCCGATCTCAATATCAACCAGGATTAAGGTGAGAGAATAA
- the alr gene encoding alanine racemase: protein MTNFSRPTWVEIRLDYIGHNIKAIKEHVGPQVKLMAVVKADAYGHGASRVSERAVQAGADWLGVASLSEAIELRDYGIKAPLLILGATPAAYAKEVLENRVTPTVFEPCLAKALSIAAVERGEKCKVHIKVDTGMGRLGVIWEEAPKLTREIAGLPGIEIEGLFSHLATADEPAKDYVRLQLTRFYWVLNQLEEAKIHIPIKHMANSAGAIDSPFTRLNLVRPGIATYGLPPAKDFPLKIDLYPAMSFKTQIIQLKWWPSGSPISYGGTYRTNRPARVATLPVGYADGYNRELGNKAYVLIGGQRLPVIGRVCMDFSMVDVTSLPEVREGDEVVLFGSQGKERIPVEEIAELCRTINYEIVSRIGGRIPRVYVG from the coding sequence ATGACTAATTTCTCCCGGCCAACCTGGGTAGAAATTCGGTTGGATTATATAGGACATAATATTAAGGCCATTAAAGAACATGTGGGGCCGCAAGTAAAGCTTATGGCCGTGGTCAAGGCGGATGCCTACGGTCACGGAGCCAGCCGGGTAAGTGAGCGGGCAGTTCAGGCTGGGGCGGATTGGCTGGGAGTAGCTTCCCTGAGTGAAGCCATAGAGCTTAGGGATTATGGGATCAAGGCCCCGCTTCTCATCCTGGGGGCTACACCGGCGGCTTACGCTAAGGAGGTATTAGAAAACAGGGTTACGCCTACCGTGTTTGAACCTTGTCTGGCTAAGGCCCTTTCCATTGCAGCCGTTGAAAGAGGAGAAAAATGCAAGGTCCATATTAAAGTGGATACCGGCATGGGCAGATTAGGCGTGATCTGGGAGGAGGCCCCTAAATTAACCAGGGAAATAGCCGGTCTGCCGGGGATAGAGATTGAAGGTCTCTTTTCTCATCTGGCCACAGCCGATGAGCCGGCAAAGGATTATGTCCGCCTCCAATTGACTCGATTTTACTGGGTGCTAAATCAACTGGAAGAGGCTAAAATCCATATACCGATAAAACACATGGCCAATAGCGCCGGCGCCATAGATTCTCCCTTTACTCGATTAAACCTGGTCAGGCCCGGTATAGCCACTTACGGACTTCCACCGGCCAAGGATTTTCCTTTAAAGATCGATCTTTATCCGGCGATGAGCTTTAAGACGCAAATCATTCAACTTAAGTGGTGGCCGTCCGGAAGTCCTATTTCTTATGGCGGAACTTACCGAACCAATCGGCCGGCCAGAGTGGCTACCCTTCCGGTAGGCTATGCGGATGGATATAACCGTGAACTTGGAAATAAGGCTTATGTCTTGATTGGGGGTCAAAGATTACCCGTGATTGGACGCGTCTGTATGGATTTTTCTATGGTTGATGTCACCTCGCTTCCGGAGGTCAGGGAAGGTGATGAAGTCGTTCTCTTTGGAAGCCAGGGAAAAGAGAGGATTCCGGTCGAAGAGATAGCCGAATTATGTCGGACGATTAACTACGAAATTGTCTCCAGAATAGGAGGCAGGATTCCGCGGGTGTATGTTGGATGA
- a CDS encoding tetratricopeptide repeat protein, which yields MAEEKEPTEREEPPEEVPPEDQKKEAEPEEEAASPAEETEKEAGPEEDATPPATEETEKEVKPAEEDAPPLTEETEPEEEEAPFFSEEELTALLGDEEEKTEELIEEEPLPSEEAPLEPLGEEKALKPEEILQVPEPTEEAEIEPEEIAEPLVAEEPEEVEELPEEILERVLPTEEAAGEEEEVTFVPEGEEMVALLEKGEEEEKEEALPLTARRREKYLKVTAVILGVLFLAGGLSWWITSTMARRGLSEAEKHFVKGIEFVKANKFNRAEDEFDQGIRLSPKNVEAYNRFGMAYLSVKAYHESLDKAEEALKLDPGNIGARQNMVKVFLAEGNLWDLSKAKEVCREILSIDGKNTETLLDLASVFQQMGWQENAFNTLKGVLSIDPQNIKGLNMLQQIYMGKKQYDQAFGVHRYIIMQLGQRLANIDLLNQLTHIYIERKDLARAEEITNDVLNQEPGSLRARYNLACIMRNKGDVGRALEELKIALDQDPTYAKAYDLSGEIYNQIGMHKQAYNQFKRALELDKEDAQANFHMANLYYKVMNNMPKALIYYEATRRLGLESPELTFNLGATYYHADDYQKALEEWEKLNETENPDLSFNKGNANLNLNQWQKAGDYFQQAIDGYQKQLKSESLEKGAAEEEALFQDLSMAYNNLGIVQEKLKQTKEAMKTYTAAIEAASWGNRQNQKAQANLNRVLQEKPMASLLQAMFSEVKKQFTAR from the coding sequence ATGGCCGAAGAAAAGGAACCGACCGAAAGGGAAGAGCCGCCGGAGGAAGTCCCGCCTGAAGATCAAAAGAAAGAAGCGGAACCTGAGGAGGAGGCAGCTTCTCCTGCTGAGGAAACAGAAAAGGAAGCGGGGCCTGAAGAGGATGCAACCCCTCCGGCTACTGAAGAAACAGAAAAGGAGGTAAAGCCTGCTGAGGAAGATGCACCTCCTCTTACTGAGGAAACAGAGCCTGAGGAGGAAGAGGCTCCCTTCTTCAGTGAAGAAGAACTGACTGCCCTTCTGGGAGATGAGGAAGAAAAAACAGAAGAACTAATTGAAGAAGAGCCCCTCCCCTCAGAGGAAGCCCCACTAGAGCCACTTGGAGAGGAAAAGGCGCTTAAACCGGAAGAAATTCTTCAAGTTCCTGAGCCTACAGAAGAAGCGGAGATTGAACCGGAAGAAATAGCTGAACCTCTGGTTGCGGAAGAGCCAGAAGAGGTTGAAGAATTACCGGAAGAGATTCTTGAACGAGTGCTGCCTACAGAGGAAGCGGCTGGCGAGGAAGAAGAGGTGACCTTTGTTCCGGAAGGGGAAGAGATGGTTGCCCTACTGGAAAAAGGAGAAGAAGAGGAAAAAGAAGAAGCACTGCCTTTGACAGCCAGACGAAGAGAGAAATATCTAAAGGTAACGGCCGTTATTCTGGGTGTGCTCTTTTTGGCGGGAGGTCTTTCCTGGTGGATAACATCTACTATGGCCAGGCGAGGACTTTCCGAAGCAGAAAAGCATTTTGTGAAGGGTATAGAATTTGTCAAGGCGAATAAATTTAACCGGGCGGAGGATGAGTTTGATCAGGGGATAAGATTGTCACCCAAAAATGTGGAGGCTTATAATCGTTTTGGAATGGCCTACCTTTCGGTTAAGGCCTATCATGAGTCTTTGGATAAGGCTGAAGAGGCCCTTAAACTGGATCCGGGTAATATTGGCGCCAGACAGAATATGGTAAAGGTCTTTTTGGCCGAAGGGAATCTATGGGATCTGAGCAAGGCTAAAGAAGTCTGCCGGGAGATCTTAAGCATTGATGGAAAAAATACAGAGACACTCCTTGATTTAGCCTCTGTCTTTCAGCAAATGGGTTGGCAGGAAAATGCCTTTAACACCCTTAAAGGGGTATTAAGTATTGACCCCCAAAATATTAAGGGCCTCAATATGCTTCAGCAAATTTATATGGGGAAAAAGCAGTATGACCAGGCCTTTGGTGTTCATCGCTATATTATTATGCAGCTTGGCCAACGGCTGGCCAATATTGATCTTTTGAACCAGTTGACCCATATCTATATTGAGCGAAAAGATTTGGCCAGGGCGGAAGAAATAACCAACGATGTCCTGAATCAGGAGCCCGGGTCACTAAGGGCCCGCTACAATTTGGCCTGTATTATGAGAAATAAAGGGGATGTGGGAAGGGCCTTGGAAGAATTAAAGATTGCCCTGGATCAAGATCCAACTTACGCCAAAGCCTATGACCTTTCCGGGGAGATATATAATCAAATTGGTATGCATAAACAGGCATATAATCAGTTTAAAAGGGCGCTGGAGCTGGATAAGGAGGATGCTCAGGCTAATTTCCATATGGCCAACCTTTATTATAAGGTTATGAATAATATGCCTAAGGCGCTTATTTACTATGAAGCCACCAGAAGATTGGGCCTTGAATCACCGGAATTAACTTTCAACCTGGGAGCGACTTATTACCACGCCGATGATTATCAAAAAGCCCTCGAAGAGTGGGAAAAACTAAATGAAACCGAGAATCCCGATTTAAGTTTTAATAAGGGAAATGCCAACCTTAACTTAAACCAGTGGCAAAAAGCCGGAGATTACTTCCAGCAGGCTATTGATGGATATCAAAAACAATTAAAGAGTGAATCATTGGAAAAAGGGGCGGCGGAAGAAGAAGCGCTTTTTCAGGATCTTTCTATGGCTTATAATAACTTGGGCATTGTCCAGGAGAAGTTGAAGCAAACAAAAGAAGCGATGAAAACTTATACCGCGGCCATCGAGGCTGCTTCATGGGGTAACCGTCAGAACCAGAAGGCCCAGGCCAATCTCAATCGAGTCCTTCAGGAAAAGCCTATGGCCTCTCTTTTACAGGCTATGTTTTCGGAGGTTAAAAAGCAGTTCACTGCTCGTTAG
- the trpB gene encoding tryptophan synthase subunit beta, translated as MISKGYFGQFGGCFAPEILMTTLEKLEAVFFKLKEDPSFWQEYTQIMSTYSCRPTPLTFAQNLTQYFGGAKIYIKREDLNHTGAHKANNVMGQGLLVKRMGKPRVIAETGAGQHGVATATMAAKFGFECTIYMGEVDTERQSPNVFWMEQLGAKVVPVRDGTRILKDAINESLRDWVTNMDTTHYVLGTACGPHPFPSMVAYFQSIIGQEAREQILKIEGRLPDMVCACVGGGSNALGIFQGFLEDETVELIGVEAGGYGIETGKHAARLTGDLGRPGVAQGYKTYFLQNEEGQMIETHSVAAGLDYIGVSPILADLHQRKRVKFTYATDQEVVEALKLAMKKEGIIPALESAHAFVEAFKQAPEMRKDQIIIINQSGRGDKDIFTVADALKDKMWQEFIKRKAETYK; from the coding sequence ATGATCAGTAAAGGCTATTTCGGACAATTTGGAGGCTGTTTCGCCCCGGAAATATTAATGACCACCCTGGAGAAATTGGAGGCTGTTTTCTTTAAGCTCAAGGAAGACCCTTCCTTCTGGCAGGAATACACCCAAATAATGTCTACCTATTCCTGTCGGCCTACTCCCCTCACCTTTGCTCAGAATCTTACGCAATACTTTGGTGGAGCTAAGATTTATATTAAAAGGGAGGATCTCAATCACACCGGAGCCCACAAGGCCAATAACGTAATGGGTCAGGGACTCTTGGTCAAAAGAATGGGAAAGCCCAGGGTTATTGCCGAGACCGGGGCAGGTCAGCATGGAGTGGCTACGGCTACGATGGCGGCTAAGTTTGGCTTTGAATGCACTATTTATATGGGCGAAGTCGATACTGAGAGGCAAAGCCCCAATGTCTTCTGGATGGAACAATTAGGGGCTAAAGTGGTTCCGGTGAGAGATGGCACTCGTATCTTAAAGGATGCCATTAATGAATCCCTTCGTGACTGGGTGACTAACATGGACACTACTCACTATGTCCTGGGAACCGCCTGTGGGCCTCATCCCTTCCCGAGTATGGTGGCTTACTTTCAGTCTATTATTGGGCAAGAGGCGCGAGAGCAAATACTAAAAATCGAAGGACGACTTCCTGATATGGTCTGCGCCTGTGTCGGGGGAGGCTCTAATGCCCTGGGTATCTTTCAAGGTTTTTTGGAAGATGAAACAGTGGAATTAATAGGAGTAGAAGCCGGAGGTTATGGAATTGAAACCGGAAAGCATGCGGCTCGATTGACCGGCGATTTGGGTAGACCAGGCGTGGCCCAGGGTTATAAGACTTACTTCCTTCAAAATGAAGAAGGGCAAATGATAGAAACCCATTCAGTAGCGGCGGGCCTGGATTATATCGGCGTAAGTCCTATCTTAGCCGACCTTCACCAAAGAAAACGGGTGAAGTTCACTTATGCCACTGACCAAGAAGTAGTGGAGGCGCTCAAACTGGCTATGAAGAAAGAGGGTATTATTCCGGCCCTTGAATCGGCCCACGCTTTTGTCGAAGCCTTTAAGCAGGCGCCGGAGATGAGAAAAGACCAAATCATTATTATCAATCAGTCGGGCCGGGGAGATAAAGATATCTTTACCGTGGCGGATGCCTTAAAGGATAAAATGTGGCAGGAGTTTATCAAGCGTAAGGCAGAGACTTATAAGTAA
- a CDS encoding type II toxin-antitoxin system VapC family toxin, whose amino-acid sequence MDEAYRLAVAHQRTVYDAMCMAMSVHERCPYVTADERLYNAICESFTNIMWVADWLQSPDDRA is encoded by the coding sequence CTGGATGAGGCGTACCGTTTGGCAGTGGCGCACCAACGGACTGTGTACGATGCGATGTGTATGGCGATGAGTGTACATGAACGATGTCCGTATGTTACGGCAGATGAAAGACTATACAACGCCATTTGTGAATCATTTACCAACATAATGTGGGTGGCAGACTGGCTGCAGTCACCAGATGACCGTGCCTAA